The DNA window TGTCCTGGCTGTGCTTGTCTTCGGCACGGCGAGTGTACTGTACTACTACTTCAACATGGAGAAGCTCAGCCTGAGCCTCCTCCACCTGTGGTTCGGCTTCCTGCAGGGTCTGCTCTGCTTCCTCAACAGTCCCACCCTAGAGAGCGACGCCAGGGCGCAGGCGGCCAACTACCTGCTGCTGAGCAGCGTGACCCTGAGGACGCTGTGGGCGCTGCTGGAGAGGATGTTTGGGCGTACGAGGTACCGTCCTGCCTTCCTCACCTCGGCTGAGAGGCAGGAGCTGGTGGGCTTCGCCGCAGCCAGCATGGTGCTGCTCATCCAGAAGTCCCTGAGCGTGATGGTGCTGGTGGTGGCGTTGGCCACGGTCATGGTCGCGCTCCGGATGAAAGCTGTCCTGGCCCTTCCCAACTTGGTGGCCTTTGCTGTCATCACTGGCGTGCTGTTCTTCAAGTCCCTGAGCGTCAACACTAACCCATTCGCCCTCGCATGCTTCTTCGGCCAGCTCATCTGTGACCCCCTGCTGGATGTGTACTTCAGCGGCCTCTCTGTGACTGAGCGCTGGCAGCCTTTTCTGGTGTGGAAGGGCCTGTGGCGCCGCCTGTCCCTCCTGCCTCTGCTGGTGGTGGAGGCGACCTTCATCATCCTAGCTGCCCACAAGCTGGATAAGTGGTACCTGACAGTCCTGGcctttgctgtgtgtgtgccctTCTGGATCTTTTGCCACATGGTGTTGGTCATTACTGTGTGGGGCTTTCACACCAAGCTCAGCGACTGCCAGCGGTTGTGCTTGGCAGAGGTCAGCAGCCTGGACAAAGTGATGGCCTCAAAGGGCATGAGGCATTTCAGCCTCATCTCCGAACAGCTCGCCGCCTTCACGCTGTCGTcaactgttgctgttgctgctcttTGCTGGCAGGTAGGGGCACCTAGAAAGTGGCTTGAAACAGCGTGACATTTCAGTTGCATAGATCTGACAGACTAGAACAGTATAACCTCCCCATATTACAAATCTACACAGTGTTTGTTTACTTATGTCCCAAATCTTTAGgtcacactttattttacatcagTTTCCACTGTACGTCTTTGAATGACCTGTGTGGATTTCGTGTTGCAGGGCTCCAGCAGTACCTTTGTGAGCATGTTTCTACTCGTTCTGCCCCTTGAGTCTCTGTTCCACGGACTCTTCTACGAGCTTGGGAGCAGCCTCGGAGGAACCAGTGTGGGTTATGCAGTAGTCATCCCCACCAACTACTGCAGGTAGTGCACAAGTCAAACCGGACGCACTCCAGTCAGTTTAGATTGGGTGACTTTGTGTGTAATACCAGTCATACTGGTTGGATGTTAGTTTTATTCTTGCCTTTGACTCAGTAAATATACTGTGATGTATTGTGAAATGGTATAGTCTTCATAGACACATGATTCAGTTaactttcctcttctgttttgtttgtgttcgtCCTGTAGTCCTGATGGTCAGCCTATGCTGCTGCCTCCAAGTCAGGTGCATGAGCTGAACAAGCGCTCTACAGGTATGTTGAGTAATGTGCAACGTTTCTTCGCCCACCACCTGATTGAGAACTTTGGCTGCGACTATTCCACCAGCGGGGTGACCCTGGAAGCTCTGCAGGCCAAGATCAAATCCTTTTTCGAGCTCCGCACAGCAGATGGGCCTCGCCATGACACATATGTGATCTACTACAGCGGTCACACACACCGCACAGGAGAGTGGGCGCTGGCAGGTGAGAGAGGCATTAAGTTGCATGAAGGAGTTAACATTAGTTGGTCTGTGTAGTAGTTGTTGGCcttggtctgctgaccacctACCAAATGCTTCCTACGTCTGCCAATGGTGGCATAGTTACTAACGTAGCTGTTTTACCTCCATCTCTAGATTTCTCtaggttttgtgtgttttctacaGCGGTGGATGGGACTTCACCTCCTCATTGCTATTGTTTGTCTAATCTAGTAACAGTAACATGCCAAGGAATTTGACAAAGCACAGGGGAACTCTGGTTGGTGTTCAGCAGACGAATCAAAGGCCAACAAAGGGTGAATTAGAGGTTGGGGCTGCATACTTAATTGATCAGTAAGTAAATGGGATAATGCCCAACATGTTAATACCTGACACCTCGAAGGGTATTTTACtgcttataccatggtcactaGCCAAAGAAGACAAGacagaagaaatgtttttttcataccacagatggaaaaacagaGGGAATGACTGATCAGATCATTATGAACCCACATTTTACGTGACCAGAAAATCTTATTCTTCTACAAACGGTTTGTTGCTGTGTGATGTGTAATCAGCTGGTCCCTGTGTT is part of the Mugil cephalus isolate CIBA_MC_2020 chromosome 10, CIBA_Mcephalus_1.1, whole genome shotgun sequence genome and encodes:
- the tmem168b gene encoding transmembrane protein 168 is translated as MCRFLRYCVSHCLHAAMTRLDEVNGEVSVWSSVRWLGYLSSLNLLVALCLGLYVQWESTAESTLLVIFVLAVLVFGTASVLYYYFNMEKLSLSLLHLWFGFLQGLLCFLNSPTLESDARAQAANYLLLSSVTLRTLWALLERMFGRTRYRPAFLTSAERQELVGFAAASMVLLIQKSLSVMVLVVALATVMVALRMKAVLALPNLVAFAVITGVLFFKSLSVNTNPFALACFFGQLICDPLLDVYFSGLSVTERWQPFLVWKGLWRRLSLLPLLVVEATFIILAAHKLDKWYLTVLAFAVCVPFWIFCHMVLVITVWGFHTKLSDCQRLCLAEVSSLDKVMASKGMRHFSLISEQLAAFTLSSTVAVAALCWQGSSSTFVSMFLLVLPLESLFHGLFYELGSSLGGTSVGYAVVIPTNYCSPDGQPMLLPPSQVHELNKRSTGMLSNVQRFFAHHLIENFGCDYSTSGVTLEALQAKIKSFFELRTADGPRHDTYVIYYSGHTHRTGEWALAGGDTLRLDQLVEWWREKNGSLCSRLIVVLDCDNSLPWVNDIRNVEGLYIAVQGATLARVTDPELQDPPQLGDFTAQWVEYNCNSNSNIQWSGRDRAVTAIYGISKHWSDYKLHLPTGSDVTNHWSMYFPRITYPVVHLAQWTGGRNQMSICDICLRCLKRIKLNWFPPAILDTGQGFKLVRS